Below is a genomic region from Streptomyces roseoviridis.
GGAGCAGGGGGGAACCGGTCTGGCGACGCGTGGCGACGTCCCAGAAACGCACGGTGGAGCGGGGGCCCACGACGGCCAGGGTCCGGCCGTCGGGGCCGAGGGCTGCCGCCTGCTGGCCCCCGATCGCGAGCGGTGCGCCGGCCTGCCGCTGTGTGCGGACGTCCCGGAGGCGGACGGTGGTGTCGTCACTCGAACTGGCCAGGACCGCCCCGTCCGGGCTGAAGGCAACGGCCCGGACCGTACCGGTGTGGCCGGTGAACGGCGCCCCCATCCGGGTGTGCCGCACGACGTCCCAGAGCCGCACGCTGCCGTCCTCGTACCCGGCGGCGAGCACCGCGCCGTCGGGGCTGAAGGCCACCGACTCGGTCCATGTGGTGGGAGTGCCCAGTGGTGTACCGATCGCGCTTCGGCTGCTGGTGTCCCAGAGCCGCACGCCGCCCTTGGTGCCGGCGGAGGCGAGGGTTCTGCCGTCAGGACTGAAGGCGACCGATGTGACGAGAGCGTCTCCCCCGAGCACCCTGCCGATCGGAGCACGGGTGCTGGTGTTCCAGAGCTGTACGCCGCTGCCGCCCGCGGCGAACGTCTTGCCGTCGGGACTGAAGGCGACGGCGGCGACGTGGGGGACCTGACCGCCGAGGGGCCCGCCGATCTGGCGGTGGGTCGTCACGTCCCACACCCGCACGCTGTCCCCGGCGGTGACGAGGGTCCTGCCGTCGGGGCTGTAGGCCACCGCGTTGACCGCCCCGGCGTGGGCGCTGAACGGGGCACCGATCTGCCTGCGGCCCGCGACGTCCCAGAGCCGCACGGTGCCGTCGAAGCTCGACGTGGCCAGCGTCCTGCCGCCCGGCCCGAACATCATGGACGTGACGCCCCGGTGGTGTCCGACGAGCGCGTTGCCTGCCTTCTGCTGTGTTGCCGTGTCCCAGAACCGCACCACGCCGTCACCTCCCCCCGAGGCGACCATCCTGCCGTCGGGGCTGAACGCCACCGAGCGCGTCGGCCAGGAGTGGGGAAGCAGGCCGGACTCCGGGTTCACGGCGGCGTCGAGGACCGCGAGACGGGTTTGCGGAGAGGGGGCGATGCGCCACGCCGCCAGTGCCTTCAGCCGGGCGCCGAACGGGTCCCGGTCGGCGAGGAGGTAGCTCTGGGTGATCAGTTGCTGCGCGACGGCATGGTCACGCTGGCGAGTGGCCTCGGCACGTTCGACCACCGCGATCACCGACACCGTGCTCACGACCAGGAGCAGGAAGCCCAGTACGGCCGCCACGATCCTCGCTGTTCGCAGGTTGCGCCTGGTGTCGCGGAGACCTTCCGACCTGAGCTCGTCCTCGGGAAGGCCGCGCACGACGGACGCGATCCCGAACGCGACACCGTCGACGTCGACGTCGACGTCGGGCAGGGAATCGGCACCGCTGCCGAAGCGGCGGAGGTCCACGGACTTCCAGACCGGTTGCTGCTCGAATCGTCCCGCCAACCGGGCCGGCAGCGCGGTCGACAGCCTCGGGTCCCAGTCGCCCCGCCGCTCGTCCCACACCAGCCGCCCCGCGGTGACGACGAGCAGGATGGTGTCGACCGATTTGTGCTCCAGCCACCACTCGATTTCCCGGTCCACCCACACCGAGGCTCTGGCCTCCGGCGACGCCAGGACGACGAGCCAGTCCGAGCGGGCGAGACCGGCCTTGATCTTGGCCCACAGCTGCGGCCCGATCGACACACCGCTGTAGTCGAGGAAGACCCTGATGCGCGGCGGCTTGTACCAGGGGCGGGACTGCTTCTCGATCACGCGTTGCAGGTGCGGCAGCCACTGCCGGTCGCGGTCACCGCTGTAGGAGAGGAAGACGCCATACCCGATCTCGGCCCTGACCCGCCCCCGGCCGGCCAGGGCGGACCTCAGCCGCGCGAGCGCCGCGCCGAGCCCGCCCACCCGTGCCCAAGAGCCCCGCAACACTATCCGGCCGGCAGGTACTCGTGGCCGTTCCAGTGCAACGACACCTGGCTGGTGGCACCTTGGGCACAGGAGGGCACGCATGAGTTCTCGGA
It encodes:
- a CDS encoding toll/interleukin-1 receptor domain-containing protein, whose product is MGGLGAALARLRSALAGRGRVRAEIGYGVFLSYSGDRDRQWLPHLQRVIEKQSRPWYKPPRIRVFLDYSGVSIGPQLWAKIKAGLARSDWLVVLASPEARASVWVDREIEWWLEHKSVDTILLVVTAGRLVWDERRGDWDPRLSTALPARLAGRFEQQPVWKSVDLRRFGSGADSLPDVDVDVDGVAFGIASVVRGLPEDELRSEGLRDTRRNLRTARIVAAVLGFLLLVVSTVSVIAVVERAEATRQRDHAVAQQLITQSYLLADRDPFGARLKALAAWRIAPSPQTRLAVLDAAVNPESGLLPHSWPTRSVAFSPDGRMVASGGGDGVVRFWDTATQQKAGNALVGHHRGVTSMMFGPGGRTLATSSFDGTVRLWDVAGRRQIGAPFSAHAGAVNAVAYSPDGRTLVTAGDSVRVWDVTTHRQIGGPLGGQVPHVAAVAFSPDGKTFAAGGSGVQLWNTSTRAPIGRVLGGDALVTSVAFSPDGRTLASAGTKGGVRLWDTSSRSAIGTPLGTPTTWTESVAFSPDGAVLAAGYEDGSVRLWDVVRHTRMGAPFTGHTGTVRAVAFSPDGAVLASSSDDTTVRLRDVRTQRQAGAPLAIGGQQAAALGPDGRTLAVVGPRSTVRFWDVATRRQTGSPLLHGDEGLTFALTFSPDNAVLAIASDGLRLWNVAARRPVGASLSASREFADDINAVAFSPDGRTLAGAHSDAVHVWDLAAQRRTGKALDVSAVDIEFSPDGRTLATDTENNTVALWDVTTHRRIGEIPARHTAQVTAVVFSPDGRTFATASRDNTVRLWDTATREQVGDALTGHRSGVLSVAFSPDGTILATGSMDHTVRLWDVATGREIGDPLDGHSADVTGVAFGPGGSTLVSWGGDDTVRVWNIEATVDPVRSLCTWAKGAFTADRWRDDVPPGPAPRALCPTA